In Janibacter alkaliphilus, the following proteins share a genomic window:
- a CDS encoding sensor histidine kinase, with the protein MASRPAASRLGGAVAWLGGFFAVDDDWERPGRGVSRGDIALTLLIGVVSLAVLEMMRGIGNLETVEIGPWQQRALVAATALPVALRRLWPLTVTLVATVGYFALTTYTPPMASLLSTQVAYFVVILGGVAWARSRREMLLVVGGIIVTMFLWLVWGFAVGNVLTDTIVEDDVRGWHLPPSIAAAGMMATINTLFFGGAVVGGQAAWNGARQRDRLRQQAETIAAQSDELRERAIVEERLRIARELHDVVAHHVSGIGVQAAAARRVLHRSPDGAHQALGQIEVSSREAVTQMRDLLGTLRSVERREDRHAPAPGLDQLRALTQERSRLGLQVSLEVVEDDAVLADVPAAVGHSLYRTVQEALTNVARHSTARHARVAVRVQAEHVEVEITDDGRPRGDGSSGTGMGHLGLRERAASHQGAVEIGPRPIGGYRVRLRIPLERRPVARPEHVGAAR; encoded by the coding sequence ATGGCGTCCCGCCCTGCCGCCTCCCGGCTCGGCGGAGCCGTGGCCTGGCTCGGCGGCTTCTTCGCCGTCGACGACGACTGGGAGCGCCCCGGGCGCGGGGTCAGCCGGGGCGACATCGCCCTCACCCTGCTCATCGGGGTGGTCAGCCTCGCCGTCCTGGAGATGATGCGCGGGATCGGCAACCTCGAGACGGTGGAGATCGGGCCGTGGCAGCAGCGTGCCCTCGTCGCCGCCACCGCGCTCCCGGTGGCGCTGCGGCGGCTCTGGCCGCTGACGGTCACGCTGGTCGCCACCGTCGGCTACTTCGCCCTGACCACCTACACCCCGCCGATGGCCAGCCTGCTCTCCACCCAGGTGGCCTACTTCGTGGTCATCCTCGGCGGGGTCGCCTGGGCCCGCTCGCGCCGGGAGATGCTGCTCGTCGTCGGCGGGATCATCGTCACGATGTTCCTCTGGCTGGTGTGGGGCTTCGCCGTCGGCAACGTGCTCACCGACACCATCGTCGAGGACGACGTCCGGGGCTGGCACCTGCCGCCGTCGATCGCCGCCGCCGGGATGATGGCCACCATCAACACCCTCTTCTTCGGCGGGGCCGTGGTCGGTGGGCAGGCCGCCTGGAACGGTGCCCGCCAGCGGGACCGGCTGCGCCAGCAGGCCGAGACGATCGCCGCCCAGTCCGACGAGCTGCGCGAGCGGGCGATCGTCGAGGAGCGGCTGCGGATCGCCCGCGAGCTGCACGACGTCGTCGCCCACCACGTCTCCGGGATCGGGGTCCAGGCCGCGGCCGCCCGACGGGTGCTGCACCGCAGCCCGGACGGGGCGCACCAGGCGCTGGGCCAGATCGAGGTCTCCAGCCGGGAGGCGGTCACCCAGATGCGCGACCTGCTCGGCACCCTGCGCTCGGTGGAGCGCCGCGAGGACCGGCACGCCCCGGCGCCCGGGCTCGACCAGCTGCGGGCGCTGACCCAGGAGCGCAGCCGCCTCGGTCTGCAGGTGAGCCTGGAGGTCGTCGAGGACGACGCCGTGCTGGCCGACGTGCCGGCCGCCGTCGGGCACTCCCTCTACCGCACCGTGCAGGAGGCGCTGACCAACGTCGCCCGGCACAGCACGGCCCGCCACGCGCGCGTCGCGGTCCGGGTGCAGGCCGAGCACGTCGAGGTCGAGATCACCGACGACGGCCGGCCGCGCGGCGACGGCAGCAGCGGCACCGGCATGGGGCACCTCGGGCTGCGCGAGCGGGCCGCCTCGCACCAGGGCGCCGTCGAGATCGGGCCCCGACCCATCGGCGGCTACCGGGTGCGGCTGCGGATCCCGTTGGAGCGCAGGCCGGTCGCGCGCCCCGAGCACGTCGGGGCGGCCCGATGA